One part of the Desulfonema ishimotonii genome encodes these proteins:
- a CDS encoding gamma-glutamyltransferase family protein, translated as MKRLAVTILTGTILLFAPDWTAAEDSVATPNGAMRPTVQVLNCAVSAPDQYCALAAMEMYQKGGNAIDAGIAATIVSKVTQHCHDSWGGETPMLIYHAATGKNTFITGSGPAPHLATLEYFQKKYKGIPTQDCIDISSVPGSLAGLALALEKYGTLTLEDVMAPAIRLSEEGFPISPIQVKWLKKFEKVYTKWPDSRRLFMPDGTMLTPGDIFRQPDMAHMMKEMVTAAKGHKDRKNGIRAAVEYFYKGPVAKEIDRFMKSVPDAGLLRYNDFADFIDNVPQEYEPLHTTYKDSKGNLYDIYTTNTLTQAPALLMALNILDTFDIGAMTHNSAEYLHLITETLNLVMADRYKYFGDPDRVQVPAEALVSKAYADVRRPLIDLKHAAPHYQPGDPRNMKASLASAAEKINFAQAKSVPDDWETGTIQLTTMDKDGNMFSTTSSNNMGIKVTGVVPGNVGFLLSGRLRMFYTDPESANQLGPFKRPRITPCPAIAFKNGKPWMAFGTPGGDQQVQTMLQVFMNIVEFDMMPQNAVEQFRIRSFAFPKAYYPGEVLDYQMGIGDMASDTVLSGLKTLGHIVKIENTWKEPYGGVCLINMDPATGVLSAGADPRRECYALGF; from the coding sequence CCCACTGTCCAGGTTCTCAACTGTGCGGTATCGGCCCCCGACCAGTACTGCGCCCTCGCAGCGATGGAAATGTATCAGAAAGGCGGCAATGCCATTGACGCGGGAATCGCCGCCACCATCGTCTCCAAAGTGACCCAGCACTGTCATGATAGCTGGGGCGGCGAAACCCCGATGCTGATCTACCATGCGGCCACCGGCAAAAACACCTTCATCACCGGCAGCGGCCCCGCCCCCCATCTCGCCACACTCGAATATTTTCAAAAGAAATACAAGGGGATACCGACCCAGGACTGTATTGATATTTCGTCAGTACCCGGCAGTCTCGCCGGTCTGGCCCTGGCGCTGGAAAAATACGGTACGCTGACACTGGAGGACGTGATGGCGCCAGCCATCAGGCTTTCCGAAGAGGGCTTCCCCATTTCTCCCATTCAGGTGAAATGGCTGAAAAAATTTGAAAAAGTTTACACCAAATGGCCGGACAGCCGGCGGCTCTTCATGCCGGACGGCACCATGTTGACCCCCGGCGATATCTTTCGCCAGCCCGACATGGCCCACATGATGAAAGAGATGGTAACAGCGGCAAAAGGCCATAAAGACCGGAAAAATGGAATCCGGGCGGCGGTTGAATATTTTTACAAAGGCCCGGTCGCCAAGGAGATCGACCGGTTCATGAAATCCGTGCCCGATGCGGGCCTGCTGCGCTACAACGATTTCGCGGATTTCATAGATAATGTCCCCCAGGAATACGAACCGCTTCACACCACCTACAAAGATTCCAAAGGAAATCTCTACGATATTTACACCACCAACACCCTCACCCAGGCCCCGGCCCTGCTGATGGCGCTTAACATTCTCGATACCTTTGATATCGGCGCGATGACACACAACAGCGCCGAATATCTTCACCTGATCACCGAAACCCTCAACCTGGTAATGGCCGACCGGTACAAATATTTCGGAGACCCGGACCGGGTGCAGGTGCCGGCTGAGGCCCTTGTATCCAAGGCCTATGCCGATGTCAGACGTCCCCTGATCGACCTGAAACATGCAGCGCCGCATTATCAGCCGGGTGATCCCCGCAATATGAAGGCGTCGCTGGCTTCCGCCGCTGAAAAAATAAATTTTGCCCAGGCCAAATCCGTACCGGACGACTGGGAGACCGGTACGATCCAGTTGACGACGATGGATAAAGATGGCAATATGTTCTCCACTACCTCCAGCAATAACATGGGAATCAAGGTGACGGGCGTCGTTCCGGGCAATGTCGGATTTCTCTTAAGCGGCCGGCTGAGAATGTTCTACACCGATCCGGAAAGCGCCAACCAGCTTGGGCCGTTCAAACGGCCCCGGATCACCCCCTGCCCGGCCATCGCTTTCAAAAACGGCAAGCCCTGGATGGCGTTCGGTACGCCGGGCGGCGACCAGCAGGTTCAGACCATGCTTCAGGTATTTATGAATATCGTCGAATTTGATATGATGCCCCAGAATGCCGTGGAACAGTTCCGCATTCGCAGTTTCGCCTTTCCCAAGGCCTACTATCCCGGCGAAGTGCTCGATTACCAGATGGGGATCGGGGACATGGCCTCGGATACGGTACTCAGCGGCCTCAAGACCCTGGGGCACATCGTCAAAATCGAAAATACCTGGAAAGAGCCCTACGGCGGGGTGTGCCTGATCAACATGGACCCGGCGACCGGCGTTCTCTCCGCCGGCGCCGATCCCCGGCGGGAATGTTATGCACTGGGCTTCTGA
- a CDS encoding ABC transporter substrate-binding protein, with the protein MKGSVFQKKPFVLFAILVLGLGCWAPTALAQKKKVLVVFSYEADYLWDIELKDGIDGVLSDSCEIRYFYMNTKKHLEESKQRGEEAYALWQEYQPDGVIAMDDNAQQDFVIPFLRDKVRTPVIFGGVNEEPETYGYPASNVSGILDRFHIGESIAMAQQLVPEIETVGFVMKESPTARYLKIQIDRESSDYPAKVVAVKMPKTKKEALEMTGTLKGQCDLLYVAVMTGLKDENGNPMSEREAVRMVADAFGKATITNLEGNVKNGTLCAVVKTGQEQGSVAAEMLLKAMNGTPFSELPIVRNRHGKRVLNATVMKKLGIRPDPMVLRGAKLVKTEQ; encoded by the coding sequence ATGAAGGGAAGCGTTTTTCAGAAAAAGCCGTTCGTCTTATTTGCCATTCTTGTCCTGGGGCTCGGATGCTGGGCTCCGACCGCCCTGGCCCAAAAGAAAAAGGTGCTCGTCGTCTTCAGCTATGAGGCGGACTACCTGTGGGACATTGAACTGAAAGACGGCATCGACGGGGTATTGTCAGACTCCTGCGAAATCCGCTATTTCTACATGAACACCAAAAAACACCTGGAAGAATCGAAGCAAAGGGGGGAAGAGGCCTATGCCCTCTGGCAGGAATATCAGCCCGACGGGGTCATCGCCATGGACGATAACGCCCAGCAGGACTTCGTCATCCCCTTTCTCAGGGACAAGGTCAGAACCCCGGTCATTTTCGGAGGTGTCAATGAGGAACCCGAAACCTACGGCTACCCGGCCTCAAATGTATCGGGCATCCTGGACCGGTTTCACATCGGTGAATCCATTGCCATGGCCCAGCAGCTGGTGCCTGAAATTGAGACGGTCGGCTTTGTGATGAAGGAAAGCCCGACGGCGAGATATTTAAAGATTCAGATTGACAGGGAATCCTCTGATTACCCGGCAAAGGTGGTGGCCGTAAAAATGCCGAAGACAAAAAAAGAGGCCCTGGAAATGACCGGAACGCTCAAAGGCCAGTGCGACCTTTTGTACGTCGCGGTGATGACCGGGCTTAAGGATGAAAACGGAAATCCCATGTCCGAGCGTGAGGCGGTCCGGATGGTGGCGGACGCATTCGGCAAGGCGACCATTACCAACCTGGAGGGCAACGTAAAAAACGGAACCCTCTGCGCGGTCGTGAAGACCGGCCAGGAGCAGGGATCGGTGGCTGCGGAGATGCTGCTCAAAGCCATGAACGGCACCCCTTTTTCGGAACTTCCCATTGTCAGGAACCGGCACGGCAAACGGGTGCTGAACGCCACGGTCATGAAAAAACTGGGCATCCGGCCCGACCCGATGGTATTGCGCGGCGCCAAGCTGGTGAAAACGGAACAGTAA
- a CDS encoding methyl-accepting chemotaxis protein, protein MKTLSDFTKTKITAKLIAANVLICIAFSLTISVMFFSFSQIRTHIRTIFARQSEQVIENARMGRDLLQIVADTNYLVGTFFGRDEQLHAEGDRLAERGRRLTEGTANPALKDALAEFEKRFDAVIDQCALVNQKHREILANEKAFDATLAELSDFISEKMVDDAAAGKDVSILDQLAYMTSGFRETRLQVSLRFASLGLEYFKQPMPEKDHPLLTPLTRLNLRMRSLRASYDEIVAYGGKLTEMVDTASTLITEYHHIAGTLAKVLNEMAGSREKLVAMMTDIEHQAVETSETATRDMLGKIDLFSRIGLSIFLVTLPLVLFSLLFTRAISRSLRNVIDGLKQSFEKVSFASEQFLATGKSFANGSSEQAAAVEEASASLEELAAMSRQNSGSAETARRKMADAIKTIDEVDAHMTAMVSAVIDISRLSKETDRIIKTIEEIAFQTNLLALNAAVEAARAGKSGAGFAVVAGEVRNLAMRSANAAKSTSGLIEAITGSVLSGEKLVHLTRDAFDHNKKNVAVVAGLVGDIATASHEQTQGFEQVSKAVADMDSVVQQNAAGAEESASASEELNTQTVLVQDLVNRLIQMIGGRGTGFGKVAE, encoded by the coding sequence ATGAAGACGCTATCCGATTTTACAAAAACAAAAATTACGGCAAAACTGATTGCAGCAAATGTTCTGATTTGTATCGCGTTCAGTCTGACCATTTCGGTAATGTTTTTTTCGTTTTCCCAGATACGGACACACATCAGGACGATATTTGCCCGGCAGTCCGAACAGGTGATAGAAAACGCCCGGATGGGGCGGGACCTTCTGCAAATTGTTGCCGACACCAACTATCTGGTCGGCACTTTTTTTGGCCGGGATGAACAATTGCACGCAGAGGGGGACCGTCTGGCGGAAAGGGGCCGAAGGCTGACGGAAGGCACGGCCAACCCGGCACTGAAAGACGCGCTGGCGGAATTTGAAAAGCGGTTCGACGCGGTCATCGACCAGTGCGCCCTGGTCAATCAGAAACATCGCGAAATCCTGGCCAATGAGAAGGCATTTGATGCCACGCTGGCGGAATTGTCGGATTTCATCTCTGAAAAGATGGTTGATGACGCCGCCGCGGGCAAAGACGTTTCCATCCTGGACCAGCTGGCCTATATGACATCCGGGTTTCGGGAAACGCGCCTTCAGGTCAGCCTCCGGTTTGCCAGCCTGGGACTGGAATATTTCAAGCAGCCCATGCCGGAAAAAGACCACCCGCTCCTGACGCCGCTCACCCGCCTCAACCTCCGGATGCGGTCGCTCCGGGCTTCTTATGATGAGATTGTGGCCTATGGCGGCAAGCTGACCGAAATGGTTGACACCGCCAGCACACTGATCACCGAATACCACCACATTGCCGGAACGCTCGCAAAGGTGCTGAACGAAATGGCCGGCAGCCGGGAAAAGCTGGTGGCCATGATGACCGATATCGAACATCAGGCTGTTGAAACCTCGGAGACCGCAACCCGGGATATGCTTGGAAAAATCGACCTGTTCAGCCGGATTGGCCTCTCCATATTTTTGGTGACGCTGCCGCTGGTCCTTTTTTCCCTGCTTTTCACCCGTGCCATCAGCCGGTCGCTCCGAAATGTGATTGACGGTCTGAAACAATCTTTTGAAAAGGTGTCGTTTGCATCAGAGCAGTTCCTGGCCACAGGCAAATCTTTCGCGAACGGATCATCGGAACAGGCGGCTGCGGTGGAAGAGGCTTCGGCGTCCCTGGAAGAGCTGGCAGCCATGAGCCGACAGAATAGCGGAAGCGCCGAAACCGCCCGGCGGAAGATGGCCGATGCGATTAAGACAATCGACGAGGTGGATGCGCATATGACGGCGATGGTATCCGCCGTCATTGATATCAGCCGACTGAGCAAAGAGACGGACAGGATTATCAAAACGATTGAGGAGATCGCCTTTCAGACCAACCTCCTTGCCCTGAACGCGGCGGTCGAAGCGGCCCGCGCAGGCAAGTCCGGTGCCGGATTTGCCGTTGTGGCCGGAGAGGTCAGAAACCTGGCAATGCGCTCCGCAAATGCCGCAAAAAGCACCTCCGGGCTTATTGAAGCCATCACCGGTTCTGTTCTGAGCGGCGAAAAACTGGTTCACTTAACCCGTGATGCATTTGATCACAATAAAAAAAACGTGGCAGTGGTCGCCGGACTGGTGGGCGATATTGCGACCGCTTCTCATGAGCAGACACAGGGGTTTGAGCAGGTCAGCAAAGCTGTCGCGGATATGGACAGCGTGGTTCAGCAGAATGCGGCCGGCGCTGAGGAATCGGCTTCCGCGTCCGAAGAGCTGAATACACAGACCGTTCTGGTTCAGGACTTGGTGAACCGGCTGATTCAGATGATCGGCGGCAGAGGAACTGGTTTCGGGAAAGTCGCAGAGTGA
- a CDS encoding TRAP transporter substrate-binding protein: MERRDFLKKTGVATAAAVAGSALSAPAVLAEKKYRWKMVTTWPPNLPVLQTGAVRFSKRVEQATNGRIKIQVFAGGELVPPLGVFDAVSDGTVECGSGASYYWAGKVPAGQWFSSVPFGLNPQGINAWFYSGGGLKLWEEVYAPFNIIPRPQGNTGVQMGGWYRKEMNTIEDFKGLKMRIPGLGGKVVARAGGTVVLLPGGEIFTSLERGVIDATEWVGPMHDLRMGFYKAAPYYYYPGWHETGTCLEVIFNKKAYESLPKDLQTILDAVATETNLWSLSEFEAGNGAALQELIIRHKVNLVRFPEPLLNDMRKLAKEVLEEEAAKDPLSGKVHAAFKKFREQIGVWGSVSEKPYYDAIADTYALKGS, encoded by the coding sequence ATGGAAAGAAGAGATTTTCTGAAAAAGACAGGTGTGGCAACGGCTGCCGCAGTGGCCGGAAGCGCATTATCGGCCCCGGCAGTGCTGGCGGAAAAAAAATACCGGTGGAAGATGGTCACAACCTGGCCGCCCAATCTCCCGGTACTCCAGACGGGCGCGGTGCGCTTTTCAAAGCGGGTTGAGCAGGCCACAAACGGGCGGATCAAAATTCAGGTTTTCGCCGGCGGAGAGCTGGTGCCGCCCCTGGGGGTTTTTGACGCCGTATCAGACGGCACGGTGGAGTGTGGCAGCGGTGCCTCGTATTACTGGGCCGGGAAAGTGCCGGCAGGGCAGTGGTTTTCCTCGGTTCCCTTCGGGCTCAACCCCCAGGGGATCAATGCCTGGTTTTACAGCGGCGGCGGTCTGAAGCTGTGGGAGGAAGTGTACGCCCCCTTTAACATCATTCCCCGGCCCCAGGGCAACACAGGGGTGCAGATGGGCGGCTGGTATCGGAAGGAGATGAATACCATTGAAGACTTCAAGGGCCTCAAGATGCGCATTCCCGGACTGGGGGGCAAGGTGGTTGCCAGGGCGGGCGGAACGGTGGTTCTGCTGCCCGGCGGCGAGATCTTCACCTCGCTGGAGCGGGGCGTGATCGACGCCACCGAGTGGGTCGGCCCCATGCACGATCTGCGCATGGGATTCTACAAGGCGGCCCCGTACTATTACTACCCGGGCTGGCATGAGACCGGCACCTGTCTGGAGGTGATCTTCAACAAAAAGGCCTATGAGTCCCTGCCCAAAGACCTACAGACGATCCTGGATGCCGTGGCCACGGAGACCAATCTCTGGAGCCTGAGTGAGTTTGAGGCCGGAAACGGGGCCGCGCTTCAGGAACTGATCATCAGGCACAAGGTCAACCTGGTCCGTTTCCCGGAACCGCTTCTGAACGACATGAGAAAACTGGCCAAAGAGGTGCTGGAGGAAGAGGCCGCCAAAGACCCGCTATCCGGGAAGGTCCACGCGGCCTTTAAGAAATTCAGGGAGCAGATCGGCGTCTGGGGATCGGTGTCCGAGAAACCCTATTATGACGCCATTGCGGATACATACGCTCTCAAGGGGAGTTAG
- a CDS encoding TRAP transporter large permease, whose protein sequence is MEFLPVWIADYLPAWMFLALTILLMAGFPVTFTLMGTALCFGLIGFGWNLFNLLPLRIWGVMTNVTLLAVPLFVFMGVMLERSGLAEELLDTMGLVFGRIRGGLAVSVVLVGALLGASTGIVGATVVTMGLLAVPTMLRWGYEKELATGTVAASGTLGQIIPPSIVLVLIGDIVGVPVGDLFMGAVFPGLVLVSLYILYILIIAWLRPESAPAVPEADLNAMSRSALFRQMLQALFPPLFLMIAVLGSIIKGVASPTEAAAVGAVGAISLTIANKKFNMQILRDVMEATMQLTCMVFIILVGAAAFGLVFRGLGGDEIVREFLGGIADSHSKWVVLAIVMGIIFVIGFFLDFIEITFIHVPVLAPIMLEFGFDPVWFCILIAVNLQTSFMTPPFGFSLFYLKAVTPPEISTGDIYRGIIPFVIVQLIGLLIVAFFPRLVTWFPVWVFGR, encoded by the coding sequence ATGGAATTTCTGCCCGTATGGATCGCGGACTATCTGCCTGCGTGGATGTTTCTGGCGCTGACCATTTTGCTCATGGCCGGTTTTCCGGTCACCTTCACCCTGATGGGCACTGCCCTCTGCTTCGGCCTGATCGGATTCGGCTGGAACCTCTTCAACCTGCTGCCCCTGCGCATCTGGGGCGTGATGACCAACGTCACCCTGCTGGCGGTCCCGCTCTTTGTCTTCATGGGGGTCATGCTGGAGCGCTCCGGGCTGGCCGAGGAACTGCTGGATACCATGGGGCTGGTCTTCGGCCGCATCCGGGGCGGGCTGGCCGTCTCCGTGGTACTCGTGGGGGCGCTGCTCGGAGCGTCCACGGGCATTGTGGGGGCGACCGTGGTGACCATGGGCCTGCTGGCCGTGCCCACCATGCTCAGATGGGGCTATGAAAAAGAGCTGGCCACCGGCACCGTTGCCGCTTCCGGGACGCTGGGCCAGATCATTCCGCCCAGCATTGTCCTGGTCCTCATCGGCGACATCGTGGGGGTGCCGGTCGGCGATCTGTTCATGGGCGCGGTCTTTCCGGGCCTCGTGCTGGTGAGTCTCTATATCCTCTACATCCTCATTATCGCGTGGCTGAGGCCGGAAAGTGCCCCGGCCGTCCCGGAGGCCGATCTGAATGCCATGAGCCGGTCGGCGCTGTTCAGACAGATGCTTCAGGCCCTGTTTCCGCCGCTTTTTCTGATGATCGCCGTCCTGGGCTCCATTATCAAAGGGGTGGCATCGCCCACCGAGGCGGCTGCGGTGGGGGCCGTCGGCGCCATTTCTCTGACCATTGCCAACAAAAAATTCAACATGCAAATCCTGAGGGATGTCATGGAGGCCACCATGCAGCTCACCTGCATGGTCTTTATTATCCTGGTGGGGGCGGCAGCCTTCGGGCTGGTGTTCCGGGGGCTGGGCGGCGATGAGATCGTCCGGGAATTTCTGGGCGGCATTGCCGATTCGCACAGCAAATGGGTGGTGCTGGCCATTGTCATGGGCATCATTTTCGTCATCGGTTTTTTTCTCGATTTTATCGAGATCACCTTTATCCACGTCCCGGTGCTGGCCCCGATCATGCTGGAGTTCGGATTTGATCCGGTCTGGTTCTGCATTCTCATCGCGGTCAACCTGCAAACCTCTTTTATGACCCCGCCTTTCGGCTTTTCCCTTTTCTACCTCAAAGCGGTGACCCCGCCGGAGATCTCCACGGGAGATATTTACCGGGGGATCATCCCCTTTGTCATTGTTCAGCTGATCGGACTGCTGATTGTGGCCTTTTTCCCCAGACTGGTGACCTGGTTTCCCGTATGGGTTTTCGGGCGCTGA
- a CDS encoding TRAP transporter small permease subunit — MVFLKAVCRRIDTLNTWVGRGVSWGTFIVVLVVFSDVVMRYAFNISYVFVQELEWHLFAFIFLMGAGSTLLKDGHVRVDIIYQRLSPGAQAWVNLIGVLFFLIPGCCLIIATSGKFVYSAWRVMEGSPDPGGIPYRYLLKACIPAGFILVLLQGISLGIKSFITIIGNEPDDADAKGER; from the coding sequence ATGGTATTTCTGAAAGCGGTGTGCCGCCGGATCGACACCCTCAACACATGGGTGGGACGCGGCGTCTCGTGGGGCACATTCATCGTGGTGCTGGTCGTCTTCAGCGATGTGGTCATGCGATATGCGTTTAACATCAGCTACGTCTTCGTCCAGGAACTGGAGTGGCATCTGTTTGCCTTCATTTTCCTCATGGGCGCGGGCAGCACCCTGCTGAAAGACGGCCACGTCCGGGTCGATATCATCTATCAGCGCCTGAGTCCCGGAGCCCAGGCCTGGGTCAATCTCATCGGCGTTCTCTTCTTCCTGATTCCCGGCTGCTGCCTGATCATCGCAACCTCCGGGAAGTTTGTGTACAGCGCCTGGCGGGTCATGGAAGGCTCCCCCGACCCCGGCGGCATCCCTTATCGGTATCTCCTGAAAGCCTGCATCCCCGCGGGGTTCATCCTGGTCCTTCTCCAGGGCATCTCGCTGGGCATCAAAAGTTTTATTACCATTATCGGAAACGAGCCGGACGACGCAGACGCGAAAGGGGAACGCTGA
- a CDS encoding THUMP domain-containing class I SAM-dependent RNA methyltransferase, which translates to MSSESSLARRIKRHVIGKTGEFFIVTSPGLEKLCYEELTALPLSVKEATVMSGGVGFRGRLHDCYLANLSLRTASRILMRIATFRATNFKQLDQKLVDLPWELWLKPGQVLQIHTTALRSRLYHSTAISDRVREGVEIRLQPFPPEPESADSPASPQQLFVRAADDRFTLSLDSSGDLLYRRGIKTHAGRAPLRETLAAAALKMAGYTGQEPLIDPMCGSGTFSLEGAMMADRIPPGFFRKFAFTDWPAFKPRQWAHMKKEAGQQILRPEADMPPLIFASDRDEAGCQALEQTLARHGLSARVRVSCRDFFDFSPADLTDRPGVVALNPPYGIRLGSGQESRDLFQAICRHLRAEYRGWKIALIAPDKDLARQLPFRVTRHPFRHGGLDLTLLTGKIR; encoded by the coding sequence ATGTCATCCGAATCATCGCTTGCCCGGCGCATCAAACGGCATGTCATCGGCAAGACCGGGGAATTTTTTATTGTCACCTCACCGGGCCTTGAAAAGCTCTGTTACGAGGAACTGACGGCCCTGCCCCTTTCCGTTAAAGAGGCCACGGTCATGTCCGGCGGGGTCGGGTTCAGGGGGCGGCTTCACGATTGCTATCTCGCCAATCTGAGCCTGCGGACCGCCAGCCGCATACTCATGCGCATCGCCACCTTCAGGGCCACGAATTTCAAGCAGCTTGATCAGAAGCTGGTCGATCTGCCCTGGGAACTCTGGCTGAAGCCGGGACAGGTGCTTCAGATTCACACCACCGCTCTCCGTTCAAGGCTTTATCATAGCACTGCCATTTCGGATCGGGTCCGGGAAGGCGTTGAAATCCGGCTTCAGCCCTTCCCGCCGGAGCCGGAAAGCGCGGACTCACCGGCCTCGCCCCAGCAGCTTTTTGTCCGGGCCGCCGATGACCGGTTTACCCTGTCCCTTGACAGCAGCGGTGATCTGCTCTACCGGCGGGGCATCAAAACCCATGCGGGGCGCGCGCCCCTGCGGGAGACCCTGGCGGCGGCCGCGCTGAAGATGGCGGGCTATACGGGGCAGGAGCCACTGATCGACCCCATGTGCGGCTCCGGCACCTTCTCCTTGGAAGGGGCCATGATGGCCGACCGGATTCCGCCCGGTTTTTTCAGGAAATTTGCCTTTACGGACTGGCCCGCATTTAAGCCCCGGCAGTGGGCGCATATGAAAAAGGAGGCCGGACAGCAGATCCTCCGGCCGGAGGCTGATATGCCGCCGCTCATCTTTGCCTCGGACAGGGACGAGGCCGGTTGTCAAGCCCTGGAGCAGACCCTTGCCCGGCACGGACTTTCCGCACGGGTCCGGGTATCCTGCCGGGATTTCTTCGATTTTTCCCCGGCAGACCTGACGGACCGGCCCGGCGTTGTCGCCCTCAATCCGCCTTACGGCATCCGGCTTGGCAGCGGGCAGGAGAGCCGGGATCTGTTTCAGGCCATCTGCAGGCATCTCCGCGCCGAATACCGGGGCTGGAAGATCGCCCTGATCGCCCCGGACAAAGATCTGGCGCGGCAGCTCCCCTTCCGTGTCACCCGCCACCCCTTTCGCCACGGCGGTCTCGATCTGACCCTGCTGACCGGGAAGATTCGCTGA
- a CDS encoding DMT family transporter, with amino-acid sequence MNTTPSPKVPAIGYLYVVAAAVLWGTSGSVAKFLFNSGVTSFQMVQLRITVAAAVLFLWLVTCHRALLRIERRDIFYFVILGSGAMAIVQFTYLLAISKIQVAAAILLQYLAPGLIAIYSAVFARQKLTRLMIFAVSLATLGCYLVVGAYHLDVLNMNKVGILSGILSAVTFAWYSLQGEYGMRRYAPWTVLFYAMAFAALSWNIFYPPLAAFRRAYSPQEWGWILFVAIAGTTLPFGFYLKGISLVRSTRASITATLEPITAGAVSYVFLNEVMEPLQMTGGALVLGAIILLQLRREHDDQTPDVLRARLQNQQ; translated from the coding sequence ATGAATACAACGCCGTCTCCGAAAGTTCCGGCTATCGGTTATCTCTATGTCGTTGCGGCCGCCGTTCTCTGGGGCACCTCCGGCTCAGTTGCCAAGTTCTTATTCAACAGCGGGGTCACATCGTTTCAGATGGTGCAGTTGCGCATCACCGTTGCCGCAGCCGTCCTTTTCCTGTGGCTGGTGACGTGCCACCGCGCGCTTCTCAGGATCGAACGCCGGGACATCTTCTACTTTGTCATTCTGGGGTCCGGTGCCATGGCGATTGTCCAGTTTACCTATCTGCTCGCCATCAGTAAAATTCAGGTGGCGGCCGCCATTCTGCTTCAGTACCTGGCCCCCGGCCTCATTGCGATTTACTCAGCCGTATTTGCCCGCCAGAAGCTGACGCGGCTGATGATTTTTGCGGTGAGTCTCGCCACTCTGGGCTGTTATCTGGTGGTCGGTGCGTATCACCTGGACGTGCTGAACATGAACAAAGTCGGTATTCTCAGCGGTATTTTATCGGCGGTCACCTTTGCCTGGTATTCGCTGCAGGGCGAATACGGAATGCGCCGTTACGCCCCCTGGACCGTGCTCTTCTATGCAATGGCCTTTGCGGCCCTGTCATGGAATATTTTTTATCCGCCCCTGGCGGCGTTCAGACGTGCCTATTCCCCGCAGGAGTGGGGCTGGATACTCTTTGTGGCCATAGCGGGCACCACGCTGCCCTTCGGTTTTTACCTCAAAGGGATCAGCCTGGTCCGGTCCACCCGCGCCAGCATCACCGCCACCCTGGAGCCGATCACCGCCGGGGCCGTGTCCTATGTTTTTCTGAACGAGGTGATGGAGCCGTTGCAGATGACGGGCGGGGCGCTGGTGCTGGGGGCCATCATCCTGCTTCAGCTTCGGCGGGAACATGACGATCAGACCCCGGACGTCCTCCGGGCCAGACTGCAAAATCAGCAGTGA